The following coding sequences lie in one Synechococcus sp. PCC 7336 genomic window:
- a CDS encoding putative toxin: MDPNSRTQSPQQRGRESEARILEELDLPSNNQRVSSPEGNSIPDALTDDVSVEIKDTQTVSNTRQIRIQTDAARESGRRSTLITGENTRVSRNAQESFDQAIRRPDLGP, translated from the coding sequence ATTGACCCAAATAGTAGAACCCAGAGCCCTCAACAGCGTGGACGTGAATCAGAGGCAAGAATTTTGGAGGAACTTGACCTTCCGAGTAATAATCAACGAGTAAGTTCTCCGGAAGGCAATTCCATTCCTGACGCTCTAACAGATGATGTCTCTGTTGAGATTAAGGACACTCAAACTGTTTCAAACACTCGACAGATACGAATACAGACGGATGCAGCACGAGAATCGGGAAGAAGATCCACTTTAATTACAGGAGAAAATACTCGGGTGTCGAGAAATGCTCAAGAATCATTTGATCAAGCTATTCGTCGTCCAGATCTTGGACCATAA
- a CDS encoding RHS repeat-associated core domain-containing protein, with the protein MAFGELLGARNAEQVDNLFAGEQFEQELGLYYLRQRYYDPSTGRFISRDAFEGFITNPISQNRYLYANANPVTYTDPSGFFSIGNVSAASVARGTLSVISSPQFLLGAGIGAGAQVTGDFARGERSTVLGVLGAAAFGGLGFVFGPALAGALLKSAIGTVGLSLLVANGLADSFNTLRAGLSSGDPLRAFAGVTSALLDFGLLDGALNPRSLLRNPLRGARGFARSIGGLSDNIARQGGDLVDNIIGGILDNGRAVADSIGGSLEPNNPRSTSFPRIDDRLVLDQADAPIFPNSACGPTACAMVLDTADLDFDVRQLSIDSNLTAGGAGAEDLASALRNSGLSDARALFNQNLTILDNATSPSNPV; encoded by the coding sequence TTGGCCTTTGGCGAGCTGCTAGGTGCTCGCAATGCCGAGCAGGTAGATAACTTATTCGCCGGAGAGCAGTTCGAGCAGGAGTTGGGGCTCTATTATTTACGCCAGCGCTATTACGACCCGAGTACGGGACGCTTTATCAGTCGCGATGCCTTCGAGGGCTTTATTACCAACCCGATTAGCCAGAACCGCTATCTCTATGCCAATGCCAACCCAGTCACCTACACAGATCCCAGCGGTTTCTTCAGCATTGGCAATGTCAGTGCTGCTTCAGTGGCTAGGGGAACGCTGAGTGTCATTTCAAGTCCGCAATTTTTGCTGGGTGCGGGGATTGGTGCTGGGGCACAGGTGACTGGCGACTTTGCTCGAGGAGAGCGCTCGACAGTATTGGGAGTTTTAGGGGCGGCAGCATTTGGGGGGTTGGGCTTTGTCTTCGGTCCGGCACTTGCTGGAGCCCTACTTAAGAGCGCTATTGGGACAGTGGGTCTTAGCTTGCTGGTCGCCAATGGTTTAGCAGATTCTTTCAATACGCTGCGAGCAGGATTGTCTAGTGGCGATCCTTTACGGGCATTTGCGGGTGTCACCTCTGCCCTTTTAGATTTCGGATTACTGGATGGTGCTCTCAACCCGCGCTCACTACTGCGCAATCCCTTGAGGGGGGCGAGAGGGTTTGCGCGATCGATTGGCGGGCTATCCGATAACATTGCTAGGCAAGGTGGCGATCTTGTCGATAACATCATCGGTGGAATCCTCGACAATGGCCGAGCTGTAGCAGATAGTATTGGTGGAAGTTTAGAGCCCAATAATCCAAGAAGCACAAGCTTCCCAAGGATTGACGATAGACTTGTATTGGACCAGGCAGATGCTCCAATTTTTCCTAATAGCGCGTGTGGCCCCACTGCGTGCGCAATGGTTTTGGATACAGCGGACTTAGATTTCGATGTAAGGCAGTTATCGATTGATAGTAATTTGACTGCTGGTGGAGCTGGTGCAGAGGACCTGGCATCAGCTCTTAGAAACAGTGGATTGAGTGATGCGCGTGCTCTATTTAATCAAAACTTGACGATTCTAGACAATGCAACATCTCCAAGCAACCCAGTCTAG
- a CDS encoding IS5 family transposase, giving the protein MTRQSYDTDLTPAQCELLAPLLPPAKPGGRPRSVNVFEVVNAIFYLLRAGCAWRLLPHDFPAWQTVYHYFRQWEADGTWEALNHALRQQLRETVGRNPSPSAACLDSQSVKTAGAAQETGFDGGKKVKGRKRTILVDTMGLLLGAKVHSARRSDHDGLTLLGIWFASMWSCLQLIWTDKTFGGKSFVAWVEQAFGWTIEVVQRPAEQKGFQLLPRRWVVERTFAWFGRYRRLSKDYEYLPTTSETMLYAAMVNLMLRRLA; this is encoded by the coding sequence ATGACACGCCAATCCTACGACACCGATCTAACCCCTGCCCAGTGCGAGCTTCTAGCTCCGCTATTACCGCCAGCTAAGCCAGGCGGTCGTCCCCGCAGCGTCAACGTTTTCGAAGTGGTCAATGCCATCTTCTATCTGTTGAGAGCCGGATGTGCCTGGCGTCTGCTGCCCCACGACTTCCCCGCTTGGCAAACGGTCTACCATTACTTCCGTCAGTGGGAAGCCGATGGCACCTGGGAAGCTCTCAACCATGCTCTGCGCCAGCAACTGAGAGAAACGGTGGGGCGCAATCCTTCTCCCTCGGCAGCCTGCCTGGATTCCCAATCGGTCAAAACAGCTGGTGCCGCTCAAGAAACAGGCTTTGATGGAGGCAAAAAAGTTAAAGGTCGCAAGCGCACTATCCTGGTTGATACGATGGGTCTACTGCTGGGTGCCAAGGTCCACAGTGCCCGACGCTCCGACCATGACGGCCTCACCTTGCTGGGGATTTGGTTTGCCAGTATGTGGAGTTGCTTGCAATTGATTTGGACCGATAAAACCTTTGGTGGCAAATCTTTTGTGGCTTGGGTTGAGCAAGCGTTTGGCTGGACTATTGAAGTCGTACAACGGCCTGCTGAGCAAAAAGGGTTCCAGCTTTTACCTCGGCGATGGGTGGTTGAGCGCACCTTTGCCTGGTTTGGTCGATACCGTCGCTTGAGCAAGGACTACGAATATTTGCCCACTACGAGTGAGACGATGCTTTACGCTGCTATGGTCAATCTCATGCTTCGTAGGCTGGCTTGA
- a CDS encoding RHS repeat domain-containing protein yields MRAQIDAGGNVLHYVYDEVGRLTETIYPTESDSLEQLLEAIAPGQTLDAVDWTQVVYPDAAPAYLADNPRIKTDYFNNDRVQSQTDQLSNTTEFRYDALGRLTET; encoded by the coding sequence TTGCGCGCTCAAATCGACGCGGGTGGCAACGTGCTCCATTACGTTTACGACGAAGTGGGTCGCCTCACCGAAACGATCTATCCGACAGAATCCGATTCTCTCGAACAGTTACTGGAGGCGATCGCCCCCGGCCAAACCCTCGATGCGGTCGATTGGACCCAGGTGGTTTACCCCGACGCCGCGCCAGCCTACCTCGCCGATAACCCCCGCATCAAAACGGACTATTTCAACAACGACCGCGTCCAATCTCAAACCGACCAACTGAGCAATACCACCGAATTCCGCTACGACGCCCTCGGTCGCCTCACCGAAAC